The Hornefia porci genome contains the following window.
GGGAACCGGAGGAAATACGGGATCCCAGGCGGCGACGCTGATTATCCGGGGCCTGGCCACGGACGAGGTGGATACGGACGACGCGCTCCGGGTGCTCTGGAAGGAAATGCGTGTCGGCGTGATCATCGGCGTGATTCTCAGCGTGCTGAACTATCTGAGAATCTATTTCATTGACGGAATCCATAATCCCGGCATCGCTCTGACGGTCTGCACCTCGATGGTGTTTATCGTCATCTTTGCCAAAATCATCGGGAGCATGATTCCGTTGATCGTCAAGAAGATTCACCTGGACCCGGCTCTGATCGCCAACCCGGCGATTTCCTCTGTGTCTGATGCGGTGGCGCTCAGCATTTACTTTGCGATGGCGCAGATTTTCCTGCCGATATGACCGGCCGGAAATCGTCGGCAGCAATACAGTACGACAGGACTGAAGCAGAAACCATGACAGTGGAGGTGTGACATGACGGAAAACTATGAAATCACAAAGAAAACGGTTCATAAGCTGCTCCCCCGGAGGTCTCCCTATATTCATAAGGGTGACTGCGGTCGGGCGCTGATTCTGGCCGGCGCGTCAGGTATGGCCGGTGCGGCGGTTCTCGCTGTCCGTGCGTCAATGCGAAGCGGCGCGGGGCTGACTTATATCTGTACGCCGAAGGCAAATTACCAGGTGCTGCAGACCGCGGCTCCGGAGGCAATCTGCGTTGACTGGGACAGGGTGGCCGATAAGCTGGCCGGGAGAGGGAACGACCCCTGGAACTATGACGTGATCGCGTTCGGTCCGGGAATGGGAGTGTCCGCCTCCGCCAGGAGGATGCTGAAGGCGATTCTGCTCAGCTACGACGGTCCTCTGGTTATCGATGCGGACGGACTGAACCTGCTGGCCAGAGAACCTGAGCTCACGGGCTTCGCACAGAACTACAGCGGGGAACTGATTCTGACGCCCCATGTGGGAGAGGCGAAACGTCTGCTGGAGGACGTGAACCTGGATCAGACCACCTCGCGGGAGGAGATGGCGGAAGCGCTTGTGAGGAAATTCCGCGGAATTGCGATCCTGAAGGGTGCCGGAACGCTGGTCGCGCGGTACAGCTCCGCGCTGAAGACCGGAGCAGTTACGGCCTGGCGCAATACCTCAGGGAATCCGGGAATGGCCACAGGCGGAGCCGGAGATGTGCTGACCGGCGTGATAGCCGCACTGACGGCGCAGGGGCTTTCCCCCTGGGACGCGGCGAGAGCGGGCGTGCTGATTCACGGGGCGGCCGGAGATCTTGCGGCGGATGACAAAGGCGAATACGGCTTGATCGCCAGCGATATCGTGGAGGAGCTGCCGTATGCAATAGATGAAATTATCAACATGGATGTAACAGGAGACGAAGATGAAGAGAGAAAATCGTGAGTACTATGAGAACATCGCCGCCAGGGTGCGGATGGATGTGATCCGGGCCGTCTACCACGCCGGTTCCGGGCATCCGGGCGGCTCCCTGTCTGCGGCGGATATTCTTACGGCGCTGTACTTCGGAGAGATGAACATCGATCCGGAGAACCCGAAGATGGAGGGACGGGACCGTTTCGTTCTCTCCAAGGGACACGCGGTTCCGGCGCAGTATGCGGCGCTGGGCGAGCGGGGATATTATCCGGTGGAGGATATGATGAGTCTGCGCAAGCTGGGAAGTCCTTTCCAGGGGCATGGAAACATGCTGAAGGTGCCCGGCGTGGAGATGTCGACAGGCTCTCTGGGACAGGGCTTTTCCGTAGCCGCGGGCATGGCGATCGGGAACAAAGTCAACGCCGACGGCTCTCGCGTTTATGTGCTGCTCGGCGACGGCGAGCTTCAGGAGGGCATCGTCTGGGAGGCCGCGATGGCGGCCGGCCATTATAAGCTGGACGACCTCTGTGCCATCGTGGACTGGAACGGTCTCCAGATCGACGGCGAAAATGACAGCGTTATGACAGTGACGCCCATCGCGGAAAAGTTCCGGGCCTTCGGCTGGCATACAGCAGAGATCGACGGTCATGATTTCGATCAGATCTTCGCGGCTCTCGACGAGGCGCGGGAAGTGAAGGGACAGCCCTCGGTGATCATCGCCAGAACCGTGAAGGGCAAAGGCGTGTCGTTTATGGAGAATCAGGCCGGATGGCACGGCAAGGCGCCGGACGAGGAACAGGCGAAGAAAGCGGTTGAAGAACTGGGAGGTGAATGGTAATGGCAGATAAGATTGCGACAAGAGCCGCCTACGGCGAATTTCTGGTAGAGGAAGGCGCGAGAAACCCGGATCTGATTGTAATGGACGCTGACCTTTCCGGTTCCACCAAGACAAAGGACTTTGCGAAGAAGTACCCGGACCGCTTTTTCAACGCGGGAATCGCGGAACAGAATCTGATGGGAATGGCGACGGGAATCGCGCTCTCCGGCAAAACCGTGTGCGCGTCCACCTTCGCGATGTTTGCCAGCGGAAGAGCCTTTGAGATCATCCGCAATTCAATCGGTTATACGGGAGCGAACGTCAAGGTCTGCGCGACCCATGCGGGAATCACCGTCGGAGAAGACGGGGCCAGCCACCAGACCTTTGAGGATCTGGCGCTGATGCGGACCATTCCGGGAATGACGGTGGTGTCACCCTGTGATGCGGCCAGCGCGAAAATTCTTCTGAAGCAGGTCGTGGACATGAAGGGACCGGCCTATGTCCGTCTGGGAAGAGCCGGCGTCCCGGTATTCTATGACGGGGACGCGGAGCTTACGCTCGGAAAGGGCAATCAGCTGCGCGAAGGAAGAGACGTTACCGTAATCGCGAACGGCATCATGGTGGCTTCCGCGATGGACGCGGCGTCCCACCTGGCGGAGGAAGGCATCGACGTGCGCGTTATCGACATGCACACCATCAAGCCGCTGGATACGGAGATCATCCGCAGAGCGGCAGAGGAGACCGGAAAAATCGTGACGGCGGAGGAGCACTCCGTAATCGGCGGACTGGGAAGCGCCGTGGCGGAATTCACCTCCCGCGAGTGCCCGGTGAAGATCGCAATGGTGGGGCAGCAGGATGTTTACGGAGAATCCGGAAAGCCGGATGAACTCAGAGATAAATATGGTATGACGGCTCGGGATATCGTTGCGGCGGTACGGGCGCTCTACTGATATTCAGCTTTTGCAGAGAACGGGGGCTGTGTCATCAGGCGAATCATCGCAGGTGCGCAGCCCCTTTTTCGCGGCCGGAGCGTCTTGCTGCGCGGGCGGCGCAAATTCACGGCCGGAGCGTCTTGCTGCGCGGGCGGCGCAAATTCGCGGCCGGAGTGCCTTGCCGCGCGGGCGGCGTAATCCCTTCGGCCGGCGCACCCCGGCTTTTGTTCCTGCCCCCGGGGAAGACCGCCTTCACAAAACCTTCATACGGAGAAGGTTTGCAAAACGGAAAAAACATGGTATACTATACGAGTTATTAAGAAAACTTAAGAAATACTCCAGGTACAAAGGACAGCATTTTATATGATAACATTTACAAACGTAACGAAGATGTACGGAGAGAATGTTGGACTGGAGAACGCCAGTGTCAACATTGAAAACGGAGACTTCGTATTTTTGGTTGGTCCCAGCGGCGCCGGGAAGTCCACGTTTATCAAGCTTATTCTGAAGGAGCTTGACGCGGACGCCGGAAAGATCCAGGTCGGCGAATACGATGTGACCAACCTCTCGAACCGTCAGATACCGCAGCTGAGACGGAAAATCGGAATCGTGTTTCAGGATTTCCGCCTGCTGCCGAAGAAAACCGTATTTGAAAATGTGGCTTTTGCCATGGAAATCATGCATAAGAGCCGCCGTCAGATCCGCAAAAGGGTGCCTCAGGTTCTGACTCTGGTGGGAATCGGAGACAAGGCCAAGCGGTATCCGCAGGAGCTTTCCGCGGGTGAACAGCAGCGTGTGGCCATTGCAAGAGCCATCATCAACAACCCCAAGGTGCTGATCGCGGACGAGCCTACCGGGAATCTTGACCCGGACACCGCGACCGGCATTATGCAGCTTCTGGATGAGATCAATGAGACCGGAACGACCATCGTCATGGTGACCCACGCGAAGGACATCGTGGACCGCATGAACAAGCGTGTCATCGCCATTGAATCCGGTCATATCGTGCGGGACGATTACGGACAGTACGGATATGACGAGGATGACGATTACAGGGAGGAGGTCTTCACGGATGATTAGACTGTTCTACAACATCAAGCAGGCGATCCTCCAGATCGGCAGAAACAAAGGAATGGCGCTGGCCTCCATCTTCGCGATTACAGCGATGATGCTGATCCTCGGAATGTTCTTTGTGATCGTCGTCAACGTCAACCTGTTCACGGAAATGGTCAAGCAGGACTACGATACGGTTGAGGTCTACCTGATGGACAGCACGGACACCAAACAGGCTCAGACCATCATGGATACACTGGAAAACATCAACGGCGTGAATAAAGTACAGTACCGCACCCGGGATCAGGCGCTGAAAATTCTGAAGGAGCGCTGGGGAGAAAGCGGATATCTGCTGGACTCCCTGGGGGACAACCCTCTGCCCAATTCGATTCTGGTCAAGGTGGACAATCTGAGCGCGGCCAACCGGGTCAATTCGGCCGCGGGCAAGATCGCAGGGGTGGAGAGTACGAAATATTATAAGGAAACGGTTGACAAGCTGACCCGGGTCACCAACTTCATGGCGATTGCAGCTATGGTGATCATGCTGTTCCTGATTATCGTTTCCATCGTGGTCGTCGCGAACACCATACGTCTTACGGTGTTTGCTCGGGCACGGGAGATTTCCATAATGAAATATGTCGGCGCGACGAACTGGTTCGTCCGGGGGCCGTTCCTTGTGGAAGGTATCATCATCGGTGCGATCTCTTCGCTGATCGCGGCCGGCGCGACATATTTGTTCTATGGAAGGATTGTAGACGCTATCGGCGTCAAGGTGATGACAATTCTGTCGTCTCCGCTGGTGCCGGCAGGATATCTGGCAAGCAATCTGGTCATCATATTTCTGGCGCTGGGCGTCGGAATCGGATCGACCGGCAGTATCATCTCAATGAGAAAGTTCCTGGATAAGTAAGCAGGGAGGGTTCCGGATGAAAAGAAAGCAGTTACTGATTGTTACGATGATCGCGTCTCTGATTGTGTGTTTCTGTCCGCTTCAGGCCAGTTATGCGGCGAAGAGCGTGAAGAAACAGAAGAAGCAGCTGAAGGAGGTTCAGGCCCAGAAGGACGATATCTCCGAGGAACTGAGCACACTGAAGGCGCGGATCAAGAAGAAACGGAAAACACTGAATGCGATCAACAGCGACATCAGGGTGAAGGAAAAGCAGATCGCGAAGTCGGAAAAGGAACTGGAGCAGACAAAGAAGGACATCAATGCGCGTAAGGACGGTCTGAACAAGCGCCTTCGCAATATGTACAAGAGCGGATCCATCGGATATCTGGATGTGATTCTGGGTTCCAACAGTGTGGAGGAACTCGTTACAAATGTAGATCTGGTGCAGAAGATCTTCAGCAATGACCAGAGCATTCTGACTGAACTGAAATCCCAGAAGAAGGCGATTCAGGAGAAGGAAGCAAAGCTGAAGAAGGAGAAGTCGGAGCTGAGCGCGGAGCAGGAAAAGCAGAAGACGGCGAAGGCGTCTCTAGACAGCACAAAGGCTACGCTGCAGGCGAAGTATGATTCGCTGGAGAAGACCGAGAACAAGCTGAAGAACCAGATTGCCGCGGCGGCCAGCGCCGGCGGCGTCGTTTACTCCGGAGGCAAGTGGGCTTTCCCTCTGCCGGGCGGCTATACGCTGACCTCTCATTTCGGAGAGGCCAGAAGTTATGAGAGCCATCCGGGCGTTGACCTGGCTGTACCGACAGGAACGCCGGTTTACGCGGCGCAGAGCGGAAAGGTGGTAAGATCAGGTTCCTACGGCGGATACGGATACGCCGTGGTCATCTATCACGGAAACGGCCTTACCTCTGTTTACGGTCACAATTCCAGGCTCCTGGTCAGCGCGGGGCAGACAGTGAAAAGAGGACAGAAGATCGCTCTGGCGGGATCGACAGGCTGGAGTACGGGATCTCATCTCCATTTCGAGGTCCGCAACAGCTCCGGTACGCCGATCAGTCCGAGACCGTATATCGGAATCTCATGATGAAAGGAAGTAAATCTGCGAATGGAGCTGCAGCCGAAACTGATAGAACTACTGAATAACAGAGGAATACGGACAGAAGAGGAATTGGCAGAATTCCTCTCTGACCGTCCTCAGAAAACACATGATCCATTCCTGCTCCATAATATGGAGGCAGGAGTGGATTTAATTTTGTCTGCCATAGAAAAGGGCAGGAAGATCTGCGTGTACGGGGACTACGACGCCGACGGGATCACGTCTGTCGTCGTCATGACGGAGGTGCTGTCCGCTCTGACGGACCGGCTGATGTATTATATTCCGTCCCGGTTTGAAGAGGGATACGGGCTGAACATGGGCGCGATTGACCGCGTTCGGGCGATGGGTGCAGAATTCATCATTACCGTGGACTGCGGCAGCGTTTCCTGCGAGGAAGTGGAATATGCCAGAGAACTGGGTATGGAGATTCTGGTGACGGATCATCATACGGTGACGGACCGTATCGCCGACTGTCTCGTCATCAATCCAAATCAGCCGGACTGTAATTATCCCTGTCCGTGGCTGGCGGGCTGCGGGGTCGCCTTTAAGGTCTGTCAGGCAATCGTCCGGAAAACCGGGCTCCCGAAGAGCCTTCTTGTCCGGACTCTCGATATGGTGGGAATCGGAACCATCGGAGATATTGTCCCTCTGGTGGATGAAAACCGGACTCTGGCCAAGTACGGACTCCGGGCGGTTAATACGGGAGAACGGAGGAATCTGGCGAGACTTATTGATGCGGTCGGTCTGAAGCAGGGGCAGATTACGGCCGAGAACGTGTCCTTTGTTATCGTCCCCCATCTGAACGCGGCCGGAAGAATGGAGCATGCGCGCATTGCCGCGGATATTTTTCTGCCCCGGGATGAAGATCTGGTGAGTGAGAATATCCGGCGTGTCTGCGAGTGCAATCTGCAGCGGAAGAAGATTCAGGAGGAGATTTTCCGGAGCTGTGAGGAACAGGTGAACCGGGAGCAGGCGGAGAGCCTTTTCCTTATGCTGGATATGGGGAAGGCGCACGAGGGCGTGACGGGAATTGTCGCGGGGAAGCTGGCGGAGCAGTATTACCGTCCAACGGTGATTCTGACAGATACAGGCGAGAACTGCCTGAAGGGAACGGGACGCAGCATCCCCGGAGTGAATATTTACGAGGTGCTTAAACAAAGCGAGGATCTGTTTGAGCGGTTCGGCGGACATGCGGCGGCATGCGGTTTTACGATTCGGAAGGATCGTTTTCCACAGCTCCGTCAGAATGCAGAGAACCGGATGAAACAGCTCCGGGTGCAAAACCCGGATATTTTCCGGCGGAAAATCCGGACTGATCTGACTCTGAGCGGCACTGATGTGAATCCGGAACTGATTCAACAGCTGTCCCTGCTGGAGCCCTGCGGCTGCGGAAATGCAAAACCGCAGGTGGCAGTTCGCGGCAGGGCGGTGGATCCGGCGCGCATGGGAAGCAACGGTCAGTATATGCGATTCTACGAGCTGATGAGCGGCAGAAAACGCCTGGAATGCGTTGTGTTCCGGGATACGGACGCGATATGGGAAACCGTGTCTGAAGAGGGTGCCGCCGGATGTGAGGTCA
Protein-coding sequences here:
- a CDS encoding NAD(P)H-hydrate dehydratase; translation: MTENYEITKKTVHKLLPRRSPYIHKGDCGRALILAGASGMAGAAVLAVRASMRSGAGLTYICTPKANYQVLQTAAPEAICVDWDRVADKLAGRGNDPWNYDVIAFGPGMGVSASARRMLKAILLSYDGPLVIDADGLNLLAREPELTGFAQNYSGELILTPHVGEAKRLLEDVNLDQTTSREEMAEALVRKFRGIAILKGAGTLVARYSSALKTGAVTAWRNTSGNPGMATGGAGDVLTGVIAALTAQGLSPWDAARAGVLIHGAAGDLAADDKGEYGLIASDIVEELPYAIDEIINMDVTGDEDEERKS
- a CDS encoding transketolase, which produces MKRENREYYENIAARVRMDVIRAVYHAGSGHPGGSLSAADILTALYFGEMNIDPENPKMEGRDRFVLSKGHAVPAQYAALGERGYYPVEDMMSLRKLGSPFQGHGNMLKVPGVEMSTGSLGQGFSVAAGMAIGNKVNADGSRVYVLLGDGELQEGIVWEAAMAAGHYKLDDLCAIVDWNGLQIDGENDSVMTVTPIAEKFRAFGWHTAEIDGHDFDQIFAALDEAREVKGQPSVIIARTVKGKGVSFMENQAGWHGKAPDEEQAKKAVEELGGEW
- a CDS encoding transketolase family protein, producing MADKIATRAAYGEFLVEEGARNPDLIVMDADLSGSTKTKDFAKKYPDRFFNAGIAEQNLMGMATGIALSGKTVCASTFAMFASGRAFEIIRNSIGYTGANVKVCATHAGITVGEDGASHQTFEDLALMRTIPGMTVVSPCDAASAKILLKQVVDMKGPAYVRLGRAGVPVFYDGDAELTLGKGNQLREGRDVTVIANGIMVASAMDAASHLAEEGIDVRVIDMHTIKPLDTEIIRRAAEETGKIVTAEEHSVIGGLGSAVAEFTSRECPVKIAMVGQQDVYGESGKPDELRDKYGMTARDIVAAVRALY
- the ftsE gene encoding cell division ATP-binding protein FtsE; the encoded protein is MITFTNVTKMYGENVGLENASVNIENGDFVFLVGPSGAGKSTFIKLILKELDADAGKIQVGEYDVTNLSNRQIPQLRRKIGIVFQDFRLLPKKTVFENVAFAMEIMHKSRRQIRKRVPQVLTLVGIGDKAKRYPQELSAGEQQRVAIARAIINNPKVLIADEPTGNLDPDTATGIMQLLDEINETGTTIVMVTHAKDIVDRMNKRVIAIESGHIVRDDYGQYGYDEDDDYREEVFTDD
- the ftsX gene encoding permease-like cell division protein FtsX yields the protein MIRLFYNIKQAILQIGRNKGMALASIFAITAMMLILGMFFVIVVNVNLFTEMVKQDYDTVEVYLMDSTDTKQAQTIMDTLENINGVNKVQYRTRDQALKILKERWGESGYLLDSLGDNPLPNSILVKVDNLSAANRVNSAAGKIAGVESTKYYKETVDKLTRVTNFMAIAAMVIMLFLIIVSIVVVANTIRLTVFARAREISIMKYVGATNWFVRGPFLVEGIIIGAISSLIAAGATYLFYGRIVDAIGVKVMTILSSPLVPAGYLASNLVIIFLALGVGIGSTGSIISMRKFLDK
- a CDS encoding murein hydrolase activator EnvC family protein, producing the protein MKRKQLLIVTMIASLIVCFCPLQASYAAKSVKKQKKQLKEVQAQKDDISEELSTLKARIKKKRKTLNAINSDIRVKEKQIAKSEKELEQTKKDINARKDGLNKRLRNMYKSGSIGYLDVILGSNSVEELVTNVDLVQKIFSNDQSILTELKSQKKAIQEKEAKLKKEKSELSAEQEKQKTAKASLDSTKATLQAKYDSLEKTENKLKNQIAAAASAGGVVYSGGKWAFPLPGGYTLTSHFGEARSYESHPGVDLAVPTGTPVYAAQSGKVVRSGSYGGYGYAVVIYHGNGLTSVYGHNSRLLVSAGQTVKRGQKIALAGSTGWSTGSHLHFEVRNSSGTPISPRPYIGIS
- the recJ gene encoding single-stranded-DNA-specific exonuclease RecJ codes for the protein MELQPKLIELLNNRGIRTEEELAEFLSDRPQKTHDPFLLHNMEAGVDLILSAIEKGRKICVYGDYDADGITSVVVMTEVLSALTDRLMYYIPSRFEEGYGLNMGAIDRVRAMGAEFIITVDCGSVSCEEVEYARELGMEILVTDHHTVTDRIADCLVINPNQPDCNYPCPWLAGCGVAFKVCQAIVRKTGLPKSLLVRTLDMVGIGTIGDIVPLVDENRTLAKYGLRAVNTGERRNLARLIDAVGLKQGQITAENVSFVIVPHLNAAGRMEHARIAADIFLPRDEDLVSENIRRVCECNLQRKKIQEEIFRSCEEQVNREQAESLFLMLDMGKAHEGVTGIVAGKLAEQYYRPTVILTDTGENCLKGTGRSIPGVNIYEVLKQSEDLFERFGGHAAACGFTIRKDRFPQLRQNAENRMKQLRVQNPDIFRRKIRTDLTLSGTDVNPELIQQLSLLEPCGCGNAKPQVAVRGRAVDPARMGSNGQYMRFYELMSGRKRLECVVFRDTDAIWETVSEEGAAGCEVIGSLGLKEWNGRVSMQMIVENVREM